TCTGCTTGTTGACAGTCTAGTATGTTTTAGACACACTGATCTTGTTGCTATGCATTCTGGTGTTCTTTTAGTGAGAATCTGTATTTTGTTCTGGTTAAGGTGGTGATGTTATGTTGTATTTTTTACAACAAATGAgagctaaaatttcaaattctgaCTTTCcagaatttttttgtttctggGGTAATTGTAtcttaatttgaatttgaaaccTAGTACTACTTATCTAGTATGTTGCATAAAATCCATACTTTAACAGTAGAATTGCATGACTTTTGCTCTGGTTGGATATATTGTCTAGTTTTCAACTGGTTCGTCTGATAACAAATGATTGAAAATAATGTTTTCTTGTGCGTAATTAGACAAGTGATTTGTCTTAATGATGTTGAGATTTAGTGGAAAAGGTGCCAAAGGAATCAGGAAAATATGTCCATGGTGGTGTCCCTGGCCACACTGCTATAAGAATATAGCAAAGGTCTTCCACGCTGCTACTTGGTGGTTATGTAAATCACGAATTTTTGCATTTGGTATTGTCGACAATTATGAGGTGTTTTGTCATTAAGAACATAACCACCATGGACGTTAAGAAATACCAAGGTAGATATCATTTAGCTGGAACCTTCACTCAGTGCCTTCCTTGGGAGACCCTGAGAGCATTTGGAAGATAACACAAAAACACCTAAGATTAGCTATATCTGCTCAAAGTCTCTTAAACAGTCATTGCTGGCTGCCTTGGCTTATCAACTACTTGATTGCtgaatgattttgatttatatatttgcTTGCATGTATTACACCAAACACGTAACGCGTAATTCTCcgttttttaatttctttaataaattctCAGTTCCCTGCTATATATGTTTAGAGTCTTTTGGATACAAATTATTGTCTTTTAGCACTTTGAACTTGCTGtaccatttctttttttctcctgATTGGTTATTGGGACATCTAATCAAAGTCACATGGGTCATGATTAATCTGTATAAATactaaacatttaatttaaagcAATGAATTgataataattcaatatttaactgTCAagtaatatatcattttaaattatctacAGGATTACAATTATACCGACTTTGAGTTTGGGTTGGATGGTTTTTAGTTGAACAAAACATAGGTGCAGTCTCATCTCATGAGACGAGCCAGCTTGTGCCTCTCCTTTTgcttctttatatatattaaccaAACTAGAACCAACTCAGAGTGGAAAGCACAAGGGAAAgtgatgaaattgtgaaatgatcaTTCATGTGGGTCGCAGGAACAAATACCCCTCGAggggaaatatgcaaaaaagtAAATGGTAACGGAGAACATTAAAATTGAAACATTTATAACTAATACTTGATATGTGTAAAGTAGATGACACTAGAAATAGGTGAAGGAaaggaagaagaggaaaaaaaaaaaagcagtcGTCAAGATGGGCATCACTCCATATGCATTGGTGTTGAAATTCAACCATTGATTCTTCAATACAGAGAACATGAAATTCTAGTCGCCAAAATGACGTCTCCTGAAATCATAAACAGAATACATATTGGTTATAATTAAGCATTGATTGATTTGGCAACAAGTAATTAAGGAGTTGAATAGTAGTCACCAGGATTCAATTCGCCATTCTTGTCCAAATTTGATTCGAGCACGAGGAGAACCTTTACGAAAATCAAGGATGGTTGCTATAATAGAATTAGCTTCTTCCTGGATTGTATCAGAAAGTTGTTGAGGGTAGCCAGATTTAGTAATATCTTGTAACACATTATCATGCATCACACTCAGATCACCCAGCCGCCAAAACAGCCATAGTTTTCGAAGATTCACAGCCTTCTCCAACAGCAACCTCACCAACAACATTTCACCATTAAATCCTGAAAAGCATCTCACCTCAGCTATTTCCAGCTTTTCCAGATTTCCACCTTCGTACGGATTACGTTGTGAACTCTGGCCCTCCTCATATTCATCTGCCACGTGACCTTCGCTTATACATTGGCAGAACACAGCCCCACTTTCCTCCCGAAACTGTTCATTCATTTCACCAACCCGTAATTATAAGAAAAGCATCATTAATTTCAATTGAGTTCTAAAAGTATTGGTCCAGAACTTACATCTACTGCAATTTCTATGAGAGAGGGACAATCCCCTAAGAAGGCAACCAGGTTGTAAACCGCATTTGGAGATTTTAGTGGACCATACCAAAAAACATGCGTGAGATTTTGGAATGTTTGGAATGGGATGCCTCTTGTGTAGTACTCTTTTGCGACGAACTTATTTATACCAAAGCAATAGATATATATCAGAAACAACTATATATCGAAGAAGATGCAAGATTCAAACAATGTACGAAAAATAAGACGAAACAAAAGGTACCTCCACAACCGCAAAATTTAGAATCATAGTGTTCACATGTCTGATTTGATCGATCAATTCTCTAACGTGGACAGTATATGCCTCATTCATTGGCTCCTCCCTCCCTTGCAAGAGTAAAATTTGTAATACCGGACAGttgttcaaataaaatttggtCAAGTCACCTGAGTAAACCAGGTTTCCAACAAGTGGAGCATCAACACGTATTGACCTAAACTCCCCATCATCACTATCTTCAAGACACCTAAAACTAATCAGCCTAAGATTTGGACCACTGATGTTAACATTCTTAAGCCCCTCACACATATTAATGACCAATTCCTCAAGAAGAACGCATTTACGTAGGCACAAATCCACAGTCGCATCTGCAAGTTTGCAGTGGGTGAGAACAAGAAGCTTAAGAGAAGAAAAGACTGACGCAGCAATAGGTTGACCAGGACGAGGTGGTGTAAATTCAACAAAGCTTAAAACAAGGTGCTCCAGTGTTTTACTTCGATTGGAGAAAAGAGAATCTGGCAACTGAAAGAATCTCCTTGCTAAAGAAACTGACATGAGGCCTATCGTCAGTTGACGGACGTTTTTGGAGAGTGCAAAATTGACCCATCTTAGTACATCAGGGTTAGAACGCTCGCTAACGTGGCCAACAGCGGTGAATTTTATGATCTGAGGAGATAGGAGGAGGTCTAAGCAGCGAGTAATTGGAGAATAGTCGGCTTGGTTATCGGAGAAGGGTAAACTGTGGAAATCTACGCCTTGGGTGTGCTTCCAGAGATTACTCCACCTTTTACTTAAGATGCTGGTTCGGACAACCGAGTCCATGGGCATCTTGGATAGAATGCGGGAAAGCACTGTATTAGGTAATGCACTGAGTCGGTCTCGTCTACGAGTTGTTCCGGCGTTCCAATCTGAAACCTGATCCTTGGTCATTTCCAACCATTCCAGCCTTCTGTTCACAAGACGACGAAGACTAGAATCCATGACAACTTCCATCTTTGATCAACAAAATCCAACGACTACAAACTGGAAACTAAGAAAGCAAGAAGATTGTTGAATCAAGTATAAAATGGGAATCCACTctttctaaaagaaaacaagaacaagaatgaaagaacatgGAAAGACTCTTCggttttttctgtttttggtcGATCATTTTTTCCCCTTTAATTAACTGATTAATAGCAGTTTCAGGTGACTGGATTCGGTTTCCACCCAAATGGATTTAATATAAGTGCGAAACAGGGCCCAACACAATAGGCATACTGATTGTGCGGTCAAAGATTTTATCAGGGAGATAGACATGGACCACTCTAATATAACCAAAATACATTGGCATGGAACTGTTGGGGAAAATAATTAGAAAGGAATATCTGAGACAAAGCAAAACACCTGATATGTAGTAGCAAACCAGAGTTCTTAAACTGGGTTGAGATCAATAGGGGCGAGAAAGAGATTATTGATGAGCTAGTTACCATGGAACTAAATAGAATTAGAAGCAATTGTTAAAGGCGGGGTGAGGGTTGATGAGACTCCTTTCATGTAATGTTTTTGGTGTTGGATCAAGACCAAAACAAATGGCTATTAGAAAATCGATATAGGATATTAAAGCGGATATGAAGTTGATCCAGAAGTCAAAAGTTGATGAGGTTAAATTTggtgtttgatttttttttatttttgtaggaACTTAGAAAACAGATCAAGAAATCACAGTAAAGTCCTGAGCTAGAAGCTACTGTAACTTGCTGAACAAACAAGGAAATCGGCTTGAATTGTAACAAGAACAGATTGCTCAATAAGAACCAAAACAAGAAGAGAATTTTGGTGAATGATTCATCATCTCATTTCTGAAACAAAGCATTACATATATCAAGTAATCAACTTgtcaaaaagataaaaatattaccTAAACACACCTATCTCCACTAACAAAGTCTTGAAACTTATAAAACTTTGCTTGTACACTTGGTTAAGATGATTTATCAAATCTATCAGCACCAAATTGCATCAAATACCTTACATACTTAGTTCTAGTGTAACTAAGTAGCAAAAACATCAActaaaaagtaacaaaatagcaGCATATTCTTCAGCTGCTACTTGCATGGCTCGAACTACTATGGTATACATGAAAGCCATCTTTTAACATTCCTCCTTGGCCTCCATGCTGCAAACTCCTAATCTAGCTCTCAAATTCTCGAACCTTGATACACCAAGAGGCTTTGTCAAGATATCAGCTAACTGATCTTTAGAATTGCAATGAACCAGTTTGATTTCTTGAGATTGTTCCACTTCTCTAACAAAATGAAACTTgatcttaaaatattttgttttgccATGAAATACTGTATTATTTGCAATTGCAACAACAGATTGATTATCACTTCTAGTCTCTGTTGCTTCTCTTTGATGTAAGTTCATATCTGCCATTAGCTTTCTTAACcaaattgtttgattaatagTTGTTGCAACTACAACATATTCAGCTTCAACTGTTGATTGAGCAACAATGGATTGTTTCTTTGAACTCCAACAAAAAAAGTTGATCCAAAGGTAAACAGATACCTTGAAGTGCTTTTCGTATCATCAATTGATCCTGCCCAATCACTATCAGTAAAACCAACAAGCTTCATGCTGTCAACCTTGGTGAACATAATTCCAAAGCTCAGAGTTCATTTGATATACCTGAGAACTCTCTTTGCAGCTTGAAAATGGTTCACATTACAACAGTGCATGAACCTGGATAGAAGACTGACTGCAAACATTATGTCTGGTCATGTGGCTGTTAAGGAAAACAAACATCCCACTAGGCTCCTATAGGTAGATTCATTAACCTTCTCAAAACCACCTTGGCTAGATAGCTATTCTTCAACAGCAACTGAAGTACTGGTTGCTTTGTAATTTTGCATGGAAAATCTGTTTAGAATTTTCGAGGCAAATGCCTTTTGGCTTATGAAGATCCCTTGCTGAGTCTGAGATACCTCCATGCCAAGTAAATAGGACATTTCACCCAAATtagacatttcaaacatactCCTTATTTTGTGTTTGAAATCTGTCAGCATAACATCATTCCCACCAGTCACTAACAAGTCATCCACATACAATGAGATTATAAGCAGTGTTTCatcaccttccttcttcacatACAATGTTGGTTCACTGAAACTTCTCTTAAACCCCAAGCTTGCTAGGTAGTTGTCAATTTTGTCATACTAAGCCCTTGGTGCCTACTTTAAGCCATACAAGGCTTTTCTTAGCTTGTACACTTTATCCTCTTCACCAACAACTTTAAAATCATCTTGCTGTTCAACATGTATCTCTTCATCAAAATAACTATTGAGAAAGGCAGAGTTTACATCAAGTTGATGTATTTTCCACTGCCTTTGAGTAGCTAATGCTACCAAGAGTCTGATAGTATCAAGTCTTGCCACTGGTGCAAATGTTTTAAAGTAGTCAATCCCATACTCTTGACTGAATGCCTTCACAACTAACCTTGCCTTCAGCTTGTTCAAAGTTCCATCAGCATTTTGTTTAGCTCGAAACACCTACTTTACTCATATGACCTTTCTGTAAACTAGTTTTGTAACTAGATCCCAAGTTTGATTTTTATGTATCATgctcatttcatcaagcatagcttgtctCCAACCCTCTTGTGCTTCAGCTTCTTCAAAACTAGTTGGCCCTATAGTAGTTATATCAGCCCTCTCATATACTTCACTGAGGAGTCTGGTTCCCTTAACTGGCACATGATCAATGTACAGCTCTTGATCATTCTAATCATCAGTTTGCACTGTCACTAAGTCTTCAGCAGCACACTCTGGTTCACCTTTACTCCAATTCCAGGATGACATCTCATCAAATACCACATCCCTATTTACAAAGACCTTGTAGGTTGTAGGATTCAGAACTCTATAGCCCTTTTTGACACTGCTATAGCCCACAAGGATGCCAGGCTAAGCCTTCTTTGCCAATTTGTCCCTCTTAACTACAGGAACATGTGCATAACATATGCAACCAAAAACTTTTAAGTGAGCAACTAATGGTTTGAACCAAAATTAGGCCTCAAATAGAGTGTTTTCAAGCAAGGCTTTAGTTGGTAGCCTATTATGAAGATATACTGCAGTATTCACTACCTCAACCCAAAAACTTCTAGGTAAATTCCTTTCAAACATTAAGCATCTGGACATATCCATCAGGGTTTAATTCTTTCTCTCACTGACACTATTTTGCTGATGTGTATAGGTGTTGGTGAGCTGGTGTTCAATCCctgatttttcataaaaactttGAAACATATCCAATGTGTACTCACGTCCCGTTATCTGACCTTAGTGTCCTAAGTTTGCAACTTGATTGAGTTTCTATTGCAACCTTGAACTTCCAAAACACTGAGGCTACTTCTGACTTGAGCTTTAAAAAGTAAACCCAATAGAATCTTGAGTAGTCATCaatgaagagaataaaataccTACTGCCATTCAAAAAACCAGTCCTCATAGGGCCATACGCATCAGTATGGACTAGTTGTAGTTTTTCAGAGGCCCTCCAGACCTTGTTTGCTGGAAATGGTAATCTAGCTTGTTTTCCTAGCTGACATACTTCACAACATCCTATTTTCCAACAccttttatgaaat
The Gossypium raimondii isolate GPD5lz chromosome 8, ASM2569854v1, whole genome shotgun sequence DNA segment above includes these coding regions:
- the LOC105792098 gene encoding F-box/LRR-repeat protein 13-like isoform X1 → MEVVMDSSLRRLVNRRLEWLEMTKDQVSDWNAGTTRRRDRLSALPNTVLSRILSKMPMDSVVRTSILSKRWSNLWKHTQGVDFHSLPFSDNQADYSPITRCLDLLLSPQIIKFTAVGHVSERSNPDVLRWVNFALSKNVRQLTIGLMSVSLARRFFQLPDSLFSNRSKTLEHLVLSFVEFTPPRPGQPIAASVFSSLKLLVLTHCKLADATVDLCLRKCVLLEELVINMCEGLKNVNISGPNLRLISFRCLEDSDDGEFRSIRVDAPLVGNLVYSGDLTKFYLNNCPVLQILLLQGREEPMNEAYTVHVRELIDQIRHVNTMILNFAVVEFVAKEYYTRGIPFQTFQNLTHVFWYGPLKSPNAVYNLVAFLGDCPSLIEIAVDFREESGAVFCQCISEGHVADEYEEGQSSQRNPYEGGNLEKLEIAEVRCFSGFNGEMLLVRLLLEKAVNLRKLWLFWRLGDLSVMHDNVLQDITKSGYPQQLSDTIQEEANSIIATILDFRKGSPRARIKFGQEWRIESWRRHFGD
- the LOC105792098 gene encoding F-box/LRR-repeat protein 13-like isoform X2 translates to MTKDQVSDWNAGTTRRRDRLSALPNTVLSRILSKMPMDSVVRTSILSKRWSNLWKHTQGVDFHSLPFSDNQADYSPITRCLDLLLSPQIIKFTAVGHVSERSNPDVLRWVNFALSKNVRQLTIGLMSVSLARRFFQLPDSLFSNRSKTLEHLVLSFVEFTPPRPGQPIAASVFSSLKLLVLTHCKLADATVDLCLRKCVLLEELVINMCEGLKNVNISGPNLRLISFRCLEDSDDGEFRSIRVDAPLVGNLVYSGDLTKFYLNNCPVLQILLLQGREEPMNEAYTVHVRELIDQIRHVNTMILNFAVVEFVAKEYYTRGIPFQTFQNLTHVFWYGPLKSPNAVYNLVAFLGDCPSLIEIAVDFREESGAVFCQCISEGHVADEYEEGQSSQRNPYEGGNLEKLEIAEVRCFSGFNGEMLLVRLLLEKAVNLRKLWLFWRLGDLSVMHDNVLQDITKSGYPQQLSDTIQEEANSIIATILDFRKGSPRARIKFGQEWRIESWRRHFGD